TTTGCCCAGTTCGTGCGCGTACTCGGCAAGGGCAAACGCGGCGCTCGCGGCCTGACCCGCGAGGAAGCCCGCGAAGCCATGGGCATGCTGCTCGACGGCAAGGTCGAAGATGCCCAGCTTGGGGCCTTTCTGATGCTGCTGCGGCACAAGGAGGAAAGCGCCGAGGAGCTCGCCGGCTTTACCGAAGCCATTCGCCCGCGACTGGCCGCGCCCGCCATCCAGGTCGATCTGGACTGGCCCAGCTACGCCGGCAAGAAACGTCATCTTCCCTGGTATCTGCTGGCCGCCAAGGCGCTGGCTGCCAGTGGTGTGCGCATCTTCATGCACGGCGCTGGCGCCCATACCGCAGGCCGCCTGTATACCGAACAACTGCTGACAACACTGGATATCCCCTACTGCCGCGACTGGCAGAGTGCGGCAGCGGCGCTCGATCAGCACGGTCTCGCCTACAGCTATCTGGGCGACTGGATGCCGACGCTGCAGCGCATGATCGACTTGCGCAACACCCTTGGCCTGCGCTCGCCCATTCACTCCCTGGCACGCGTGATCAACCCGCTGAGCGCACGCTGCGGACTGCAGAGCATCTTTCATCCTGGCTACCAGGCCGTACACCGCGAGGCCAGCCGACTGCTGGGCGATGAGGCCATCGTGATCAAGGGCGAAGGCGGCGAGATCGAGGCCAACCCGGACGTGGCCTGCCATCTGTACGGTACCCGTAACGGCGAAGCCTGGGACGAGGAATGGCCGCCACTGTCGGCACAGCGCCACGTCAAACCCGAGCGACTGGATCCGGACGTACTGGGCGCGTTCTGGTACGGCGAGCATGAAGACGCCTACGGCGGGCTGGCGGTGATAGCCACCATGGCCATCGCGTTGCGCGGATTGGGCATGACCCGCGAAGAGGCCTTCCAACAGGCGCAACAACGCTGGGATGCACGCCTTCAATCTAACTGACCGATCTTTTCAGCCAGCTTTTTCCACCTTTCAATCGACTTCATATCGCTAGACTTCGGGTTCATTCAGAACGAAGGCACGCGTTATGGGCTTATTGATCGATGGACGCTGGCATGACCAGTGGTATGACACCGGCGACAGTGGCCGCTTCCAGCGCGAAAGTGCACAGCGGCGTAGCTGGGTGACCGCGGATGGCAGCGCCGGCCCGAGTGGTGAAGACGGCTTCAAGGCTGAGGCCGGGCGCTATCACCTGTACGTCTCGCTGGCCTGCCCCTGGGCACATCGCACCCTGATCCTGCGCAAGCTCAAGGGGCTGGAATCCCTGATCGACGTGTCGGTTGTCAGCTGGCTGATGCGCGAACAAG
The sequence above is drawn from the Pseudomonas sp. Z8(2022) genome and encodes:
- a CDS encoding glycosyl transferase family protein, whose amino-acid sequence is MKLITPEEHPFAQFVRVLGKGKRGARGLTREEAREAMGMLLDGKVEDAQLGAFLMLLRHKEESAEELAGFTEAIRPRLAAPAIQVDLDWPSYAGKKRHLPWYLLAAKALAASGVRIFMHGAGAHTAGRLYTEQLLTTLDIPYCRDWQSAAAALDQHGLAYSYLGDWMPTLQRMIDLRNTLGLRSPIHSLARVINPLSARCGLQSIFHPGYQAVHREASRLLGDEAIVIKGEGGEIEANPDVACHLYGTRNGEAWDEEWPPLSAQRHVKPERLDPDVLGAFWYGEHEDAYGGLAVIATMAIALRGLGMTREEAFQQAQQRWDARLQSN